In one window of Streptomyces griseus subsp. griseus DNA:
- a CDS encoding CARDB domain-containing protein produces MRWKRLSERSITGLLIAGLVTVGLLPVQAAAAEATDLARGKTVTASGSHGGFPVVNANDGQVNTYWESNGHPSNLTVKLGADADLQSVVIKLNPDPIWGTRTQEFQVLGRTQSGTSFTSLKARAGYVFNPATNQNTVTVPVSGRAADLQLQFFSNTGAPGAQVAEIQILGTPAPNPDLTVSALSWSPSTPSESDTITVNGTVRNIGSAASAATTVDVSLGGVVVGSAPVGALAAGASAAFSVPVGKRPQGSYTVSALVDPADTVIESDNTNNSRTTASPLVVGQSPGPDLEVRSITSSPSNPAVGAAVTFTVAVHNRGTTAVSAGTVTRLTVGSTTLNGTTPAVPAGATVNVPISGSWTATSGGATLTATADATNLVAETNETNNALARSIVVGRGAAVPYTEYEAEDARYQGTLLTSDAERTFGHTNFATESSGRKSVRLNSTGEYVEFTSTNASNSIVVRNSIPDAAGGGGRQATISLYANGQFVRKLDLSSKHSWLYGNTDSPEGLTNTPGGDARRLFDESHALLAQTYPAGTKFRLQRDAGDNAAFYIIDLIDLEQVAPPTAQPSGCVSITQYGAVPNDGIDDTAAIQRAVTANQNGQISCVWIPAGQWRQEQKILTDDPLDRGQWNQVGIRDVTIRGAGMWHSQLYTLTPPHEAGGINHPHEGNFGFDIDENTKISDIAIFGSGTIRGGDGNHEGGVALNGRFGKNTKISNVWIEHANVAVWAGRDFDNIPALWNPGDGVEFTGMRIRNTYADGINFANGTRNSTVYNSSFRNTGDDALAVWSSKYVKDQSVDIGHDNSFRNNTIQLPWRANGIAIYGGYGNKIENNIIADTMNYPAIMLATDHDPLPFSGQTLIANNALYRTGGAFWNEDQEFGAITLFPQNLPIPGVTIRDTDIIDSTYDGIQFKTGGGLMPDVKIQNVRIDKSNNGSGILAMGGARGNATLTNVTITNSRDGHVLIEPGSQFTISGSPTGARAKQ; encoded by the coding sequence ATGAGATGGAAACGGCTCAGCGAAAGATCGATCACCGGCCTGCTCATAGCGGGGCTCGTCACCGTCGGACTGCTTCCCGTCCAGGCGGCAGCGGCTGAGGCGACCGACCTGGCCCGGGGCAAGACCGTCACGGCCAGCGGATCGCACGGCGGCTTCCCCGTCGTCAACGCCAACGACGGCCAGGTGAACACCTACTGGGAGTCGAACGGACACCCCTCGAACCTCACGGTGAAGCTCGGCGCCGACGCGGACCTCCAGTCCGTGGTGATCAAGCTCAACCCGGATCCGATCTGGGGCACCAGGACCCAGGAGTTCCAGGTGCTCGGCCGGACGCAGAGCGGCACCAGCTTCACCTCGCTCAAGGCCCGGGCCGGCTATGTGTTCAACCCGGCCACCAACCAGAACACGGTGACGGTCCCGGTCAGTGGCCGGGCCGCCGATCTCCAGCTCCAGTTCTTCTCCAACACCGGGGCGCCCGGGGCCCAGGTCGCCGAGATCCAGATCCTCGGGACACCGGCGCCCAACCCGGACCTGACCGTGAGCGCCCTGTCCTGGTCGCCCTCGACCCCCTCCGAGAGCGACACCATCACGGTCAACGGGACCGTCCGCAACATCGGCTCCGCCGCCTCGGCCGCGACCACGGTCGATGTGAGCCTGGGCGGTGTGGTCGTGGGCAGCGCCCCGGTCGGCGCGCTCGCCGCGGGGGCCTCCGCGGCCTTCTCGGTCCCGGTCGGCAAGCGGCCGCAGGGCTCGTACACCGTCTCCGCGCTGGTGGACCCGGCCGACACGGTCATCGAGTCGGACAACACCAACAACAGCCGCACCACCGCCTCCCCGCTGGTGGTCGGCCAGAGCCCCGGCCCCGACCTGGAGGTCCGCTCGATCACCTCCAGCCCGTCCAACCCGGCCGTCGGCGCTGCGGTCACCTTCACCGTGGCCGTGCACAACCGCGGCACCACCGCGGTGAGCGCGGGAACGGTCACCCGGCTGACCGTGGGCTCCACCACGCTCAACGGCACCACCCCGGCCGTCCCGGCGGGCGCCACGGTGAACGTGCCCATCAGCGGCAGCTGGACGGCGACCAGCGGCGGGGCCACCCTGACCGCCACGGCCGACGCGACGAACCTGGTCGCGGAGACCAACGAGACCAACAACGCGCTCGCCCGCTCCATCGTCGTCGGGCGCGGCGCGGCGGTGCCCTACACGGAGTACGAGGCGGAGGACGCCAGATACCAGGGCACGCTGCTCACGTCGGACGCCGAGCGGACCTTCGGCCACACCAACTTCGCCACCGAGTCCTCCGGGCGTAAGTCGGTGCGGCTCAACTCCACCGGTGAGTACGTGGAGTTCACCTCGACCAACGCGTCGAACTCCATCGTCGTACGCAACTCCATCCCGGACGCGGCGGGCGGTGGCGGCCGTCAGGCGACCATCAGCCTCTACGCGAACGGCCAGTTCGTGCGCAAGCTGGACCTCTCCTCCAAGCACAGCTGGCTGTACGGCAACACCGACAGCCCGGAGGGGCTCACCAACACCCCCGGCGGCGATGCGCGGCGGCTGTTCGACGAGTCGCACGCGCTGCTCGCCCAGACCTACCCGGCGGGCACCAAGTTCCGGCTCCAGCGGGACGCGGGCGACAACGCCGCGTTCTACATCATCGACCTGATCGACCTGGAGCAGGTCGCCCCGCCCACCGCCCAGCCCTCGGGCTGTGTCTCCATCACGCAGTACGGCGCGGTGCCCAACGACGGCATCGACGACACCGCCGCCATCCAGCGCGCGGTGACCGCCAACCAGAACGGCCAGATCAGCTGCGTCTGGATCCCGGCGGGCCAGTGGCGCCAGGAGCAGAAGATCCTCACCGACGACCCGCTGGACCGGGGCCAGTGGAACCAGGTGGGGATCCGTGACGTGACGATCCGGGGTGCGGGCATGTGGCACTCCCAGCTCTACACGCTGACCCCGCCGCACGAGGCGGGCGGGATCAACCACCCGCACGAGGGCAACTTCGGCTTCGACATCGACGAGAACACGAAGATCTCCGACATCGCGATCTTCGGCTCCGGTACGATCCGCGGCGGTGACGGCAACCATGAGGGCGGCGTCGCGCTCAACGGCCGGTTCGGCAAGAACACGAAGATCAGCAACGTCTGGATCGAGCATGCCAACGTGGCCGTCTGGGCGGGCCGCGACTTCGACAACATCCCCGCTCTGTGGAACCCGGGCGACGGCGTCGAGTTCACCGGGATGCGGATCCGCAACACGTACGCCGACGGCATCAACTTCGCCAACGGCACCCGCAATTCGACCGTGTACAACTCCTCGTTCCGCAACACCGGCGACGACGCGCTCGCCGTCTGGTCCAGCAAGTACGTCAAGGACCAGTCCGTCGACATCGGCCACGACAACAGCTTCCGCAACAACACGATCCAGCTGCCCTGGCGCGCCAACGGCATCGCGATCTACGGCGGTTACGGCAACAAGATCGAGAACAACATCATCGCCGACACCATGAACTACCCGGCCATCATGCTGGCGACCGACCACGACCCGTTGCCCTTCTCCGGGCAGACGTTGATCGCCAACAACGCGCTGTACCGCACCGGCGGGGCCTTCTGGAACGAGGACCAGGAGTTCGGCGCGATCACGCTCTTCCCGCAGAACCTGCCCATCCCCGGTGTCACGATCCGCGACACCGACATCATCGACTCCACCTACGACGGCATCCAGTTCAAGACGGGTGGCGGCCTGATGCCGGACGTGAAGATCCAGAACGTCCGGATCGACAAGTCCAACAACGGCTCCGGCATCCTCGCGATGGGCGGCGCACGCGGCAACGCCACGCTGACCAACGTGACCATCACCAACTCGCGCGACGGCCATGTGCTGATCGAGCCCGGCTCGCAGTTCACCATCAGCGGCAGCCCGACCGGCGCACGCGCCAAGCAGTAG